One region of Jonesiaceae bacterium BS-20 genomic DNA includes:
- a CDS encoding MDR family MFS transporter: MSNSTQSVTPPEQTTAKPANLGVIWLLLGAAFVVILNETIMGVAIPNLVDDLGISYAAAQWLTTAFMLTMAVIIPITGFLLERFTTRQVFTTAMTSFSLGTLTAAIAPGFEVLLVGRIIQATGTAMMMPLLMTTIMTLVPADSRGRFMGRISIVMAAAPALGPTISGIILSVASWRFMFWLVLPIALVMLILGNRKIQNIGEAQTKPIDALSVILSALGFGGLIFGLSLIGGQGNAAVQMWIALGTGVLGVAAFVWRQLVLQRSDKALLDLRVFKSRSFTIATSLMVIMMGAMFGTIILLPIYMQNVLGLTPVVTGMMLLPGGLLMGLIAPVVGRIFDKRGPRPLVIPGGLIVSAVLWALTLIDENTAAPLIVAAHVLLSLGLAFMFTPLFTSALGSLKPSLYSHGSATVGTIQQVAGAAGTSLFITIMSVRSLELVAGGTPTLTAEATGIQAAFMIGAVISVLAVVGTFFIRRPAEPTAEPVTAEPDRAEEVAAV; the protein is encoded by the coding sequence ATGAGTAACTCGACTCAATCGGTGACCCCACCGGAACAGACCACCGCTAAGCCAGCCAACCTCGGTGTCATCTGGCTATTGCTCGGTGCCGCTTTCGTTGTAATCCTCAACGAGACCATCATGGGTGTGGCTATCCCCAACCTGGTTGACGACCTGGGGATTAGTTACGCCGCCGCCCAGTGGCTGACCACCGCGTTCATGCTCACCATGGCCGTGATCATTCCGATCACTGGGTTCTTACTCGAGCGCTTCACCACCCGCCAGGTCTTCACCACAGCCATGACCTCGTTCAGCTTGGGTACCCTGACCGCTGCTATTGCGCCCGGTTTTGAGGTCCTCCTGGTTGGCCGCATCATCCAGGCGACCGGAACCGCAATGATGATGCCGTTACTCATGACCACGATCATGACCTTGGTTCCAGCGGACTCCCGCGGCCGGTTCATGGGTCGCATCTCGATCGTCATGGCAGCGGCCCCCGCACTGGGCCCAACTATCTCGGGCATTATCCTGTCCGTAGCATCCTGGCGGTTCATGTTCTGGCTGGTCCTCCCCATCGCCCTGGTCATGCTTATCCTTGGAAACCGCAAGATCCAGAACATTGGCGAGGCACAAACCAAGCCAATTGACGCCCTCTCGGTCATCTTGTCCGCGCTCGGGTTCGGTGGTCTCATCTTTGGTCTGAGCCTCATTGGCGGTCAAGGCAACGCGGCCGTTCAAATGTGGATTGCACTTGGAACCGGTGTCCTCGGTGTCGCCGCGTTTGTATGGCGTCAGCTCGTGCTGCAGCGCAGCGACAAGGCCCTACTGGACCTGCGGGTCTTCAAGTCTCGCTCGTTCACCATTGCGACCTCACTTATGGTCATCATGATGGGTGCCATGTTCGGTACGATCATCCTGCTGCCCATCTACATGCAAAACGTGCTTGGTCTGACCCCGGTGGTCACCGGCATGATGCTGCTTCCGGGTGGTCTGCTCATGGGGCTGATCGCTCCGGTTGTGGGACGGATCTTTGATAAGCGCGGGCCGCGTCCCTTGGTCATTCCGGGTGGCCTCATTGTCAGTGCCGTTCTGTGGGCTCTGACGCTGATTGATGAGAACACTGCGGCCCCGCTCATCGTGGCCGCACACGTTCTGCTCTCGCTTGGTCTTGCGTTCATGTTCACGCCGCTATTCACCTCCGCGTTGGGCTCACTCAAGCCGTCCCTGTACTCACACGGGTCAGCCACCGTTGGCACGATTCAGCAAGTAGCCGGTGCCGCCGGGACCTCGCTGTTCATCACGATCATGTCGGTTCGCTCCCTCGAGCTAGTCGCGGGTGGCACCCCAACGCTTACTGCGGAAGCTACCGGAATTCAGGCGGCATTCATGATTGGCGCGGTTATCTCGGTTCTCGCCGTGGTTGGCACCTTCTTCATTCGGCGTCCGGCTGAGCCTACCGCCGAGCCCGTTACCGCTGAGCCAGACCGCGCAGAAGAAGTCGCCGCGGTGTAA